In a single window of the Pongo abelii isolate AG06213 chromosome 1, NHGRI_mPonAbe1-v2.0_pri, whole genome shotgun sequence genome:
- the LOC129060773 gene encoding Y-box-binding protein 1-like, with protein sequence MVSSTGMSPRKMFVHQTAVKENPREDPGGGGAGEAVESDVEGEKGEAPADVPGPGGAQVKAVNLRPRNHYRRGSSPQSPAESPESSVGNRRRDETALPQARPHHAGPTAESHFPPWRPQFSSLRGGREQRCRGDRCRGDSTGSGETSEAASVPGTQTTIPQGPPHPRQPGEGSDEEDKDNPGDETQGHQPPQHRAATTSITDAVTQKILNHNMAKTQKQLIHQLRIPRSRLSKCRLLPLPSPGLVIKQELGNSSDKK encoded by the coding sequence ATGGTTTCATCAACAGGAATGTCACCAAGGAAGATGTTTGTTCACCAGACTGCCGTGAAGGAGAACCCCAGGGAGGACCCTGGTGGCGGAGGAGCTGGGGAGGCCGTGGAGTCTGATGTTGAAGGAGAAAAGGGTGAGGCGCCAGCAGATGTTCCAGGGCCTGGTGGGGCCCAGGTCAAGGCAGTAAACCTGCGGCCACGTAACCACTACAGACGCGGGTCCTCCCCGCAATCACCAGCAGAATCACCAGAATCCTCCGTGGGGAACAGAAGGAGGGATGAGACAGCGCTGCCGCAGGCCAGGCCCCACCACGCCGGCCCCACCGCAGAGTCCCACTTTCCTCCATGGAGGCCGCAGTTCTCCAGCCTCCGGGGCGGCCGGGAGCAGCGATGCAGAGGTGACAGATGCAGGGGTGACAGCACAGGGAGCGGAGAGACCAGCGAGGCAGCGAGTGTACCAGGGACGCAGACCACGATTCCGCAGGGCCCACCTCACCCAAGACAGCCTGGAGAGGGCAGCGATGAAGAGGATAAAGACAATCCAGGAGATGAGACCCAAGGTCACCAGCCACCTCAGCACCGGGCCGCCACAACTTCAATTACCGACGCGGTCACCCAGAAAATCCTAAACCACAACATGGCAAAGACACAGAAGCAGCTGATCCACCAGCTGAGAATTCCTCGCTCCAGGCTGAGCAAATGCCGGCTGCTACCTCTACCATCACCCGGTTTAGTCATCAAACAAGAACTAGGAAATTCCAGCGATAAGAAATGA
- the LOC100457114 gene encoding small ubiquitin-related modifier 2-like codes for MADEKPKEGVKSENNDHIKLKVAGQDGSVVQFKIKRHTPLSKLMKAYCEQQGLSMRQIRFRFDGQPINETDTPVQLEMEDEDTIDVFQQQTGGVY; via the coding sequence ATGGCTGACGAAAAGCCCAAGGAAGGAGTCAAGTCGGAGAACAACGATCATATTAAATTGAAGGTGGCGGGGCAGGATGGTTCTGTGGTGCAGTTTAAGATTAAGAGGCATACACCACTTAGTAAACTAATGAAAGCCTATTGTGAACAACAGGGATTGTCAATGAGGCAGATCAGATTCCGATTCGATGGGCAGCCAATCAATGAAACAGACACACCTGTACAGTTGGAAATGGAGGATGAAGATACAATTGATGTGTTCCAACAGCAGACGGGAGGTGTCTACTGA